Within the Channa argus isolate prfri chromosome 12, Channa argus male v1.0, whole genome shotgun sequence genome, the region AGGCAGCTTCCAGTTCtaagtatttttattacaaaccACTGGTTCATCACAAACTAAATGGCTTTTAAATCCTTCCTGTGTAGAATTAGTGACAAATAACTATCTCGCATCAGTGGTCATATCAAGGACTGTGCAATACTGCaatgaatttaaacagaaaatttgTGACAACAATGTGAAAGTAAATTGTATGTTGGGGAAAAACTCAATTCACAATAGAGCAATGAAatgggaacattttatttcaaacacaacacaatgtaATATCTGCATAATCCTCTCTGACTTCCAGCTGTGTCCTCCACAACAACTGTTTCAGACACTATCAGTGATTTTCCGATTGTGATGGTAAAGGTTTACTAACCTTGGTTTGTTGTGAAGCTTAGCAGTGAAACCACaaccaaaaagaaatgacattttctgaagGCAGTCatcttctcttcctgtttggTAACAGTGTTAGTTACAGCAGACCTGTTTCTTTTGCACATCTTTATAAacctaatcttttttttttctttttaaagggaTTATAAAAGTTCTGACACTGTCCACTCCATTCTATCCTGTATTTCACTTTAATTGGTCTCCAACACAGCACACATCCAACAATACAATCACTGAAAGTTAGATGGAACAAACTGTACTCACAGATTAGCCTCTGATGTCTGTCTCATTGTATTAAATTATGGTATGAGATCAGGCTGACAGAAGTAAAAACCACCATTTCCTCTAAAACAGCACCTGGCTagtttcctctgctgcagtTCCAAGAAATTTTAACACTTATGTTCATGTTATTGCAAAAATgtagaatattttcttttatgtttgctCATTTATTTCTACAACCACTAAATGTAGTGTTTGCGCAAAGCTGCAACAAAGATAAGATAGAATAGTATAGTTttttggttcagtgtctttccagggacacactttgacatgtggttggggGGGTGAGGGGCACAAACCTCCGAGCCTATGGTTGGTGGACGGCAACTCTACCAACTCTACCAACTCTACCAAGTGATGCACTGCCACCCATGAAATAGCACAGAGTGGACTGACAAACCTCAAAGCAGAATTTAAACACATGTTCATGTTTCCGAATGGTTTTCATTAAGAACAGACACATCTTGACTGCTTTGTACAATACATTTGTTCCCGCAtctttataaaaaaatctgGTTCAGAGTCTCTCTCTGAGTTTTCACAAACCTGAGTACTCATCCTGGAGAACCTCTCTCACACAGCTGCTTCcattttaagattaaaagagATTAAACTGCTGCTGAAGTTCTGACATTCTACATTCAACAAAGTTCCACAGTGAAGTGTTCTGGGTCTGTTACTGTTTCTGATATTGTAGCTTCTTTTTAAATGGGAACATATGGATCATGTTGGATCAGATCAGAAGTGATGCTCTGTGGTgacatcatcataatcatcatccaATCCCCACTCAGACATGGTGGGTGAGGTCATCACCATAGAGACAGGAAGTTCATTTCCTACAGTCAGAACAggtcagaaagaaaaagcagaagatgtagcaactgtgaaaatattgatgtttcttttaaggaattattgatttattggttgattgattgtttttgtAAGATGATTGAATGGTTCAGAGTGTTACCTGTGGGTCTGTGTCGATATAAAGACACCATGAGGACAGTAGAGATTAGGTATGGAcagaacaccaccaggtggaggaCCAGTCTGAAGACAAGATGGAAGGAGGTGGGGGCAGGGGGTGTTGGTGTATATAAGTTTGTATCTGCAGATATGGGTTGAGTTGTGGTTGTAGGTATTTCTGTAGAGAGAATTCAACTGTTCAGGTGAACATGTGGATGACATAAGAGtttaaatcaaagtgaagctcctgacctgtgatgtagatccagctgggtggagactctccatgactgctgatgtgacacttgtagaggccttcatcagacttggtaacatggtggatggtcatgtgacctgtaggctcagacctgatgagggagccatctttatagaaatcagctgggagcttggagggaggactctttgtttgacagtgcagagagacatcatgtccctccatcacagggaggacaggactctgcaggatcactgctccatctcaacacagagacaaactacagcatttcatccatttccacacagcttcatcaacactaactccacagtctgatcttaccagtgacagtgatggtgatgcggttactggttgatccctctctggactcacaccagtaaactccactgtcccatGAGACTGTTACACTTAGGTTACAAAAAGAACCAGTGGATATTCCCCAGTCAACTCCACACTCAGCTCTTGTGTCTCTgcttgtgttcctcctcagtgtccatccagcagagctgttttcctcctcacagctcaAAGAGACAGACTCTCCTTCAAACAGCTGAGAGCTGCTGGGATTCAGTGTCAGACGAGCTTCATAAATCAATTCAAATTCTTGTTAATAATGTTGCACATTAGTGCAAAATTAAGACATTGATACATATTTTAAGGCTGCTTCCAGTGCtaagtatttttattacaaaccACTGGTTCATCACAAACAGACTGCCTCTTAAACCCTTTCTGTGTAGAATTAGTGACAAATAACTATCTCGCATCAGTGGTCATATCAAGGACTGTGTAATACTGCACTGAGATTAAACAGAAAATTTGTGACaacaatgtgaaattaaattgtATGTTGGggaaaaattcaattcaaaataGAGCAATGAAATGGGAGCATTTTGtttcaaacacaacacaatgcaATATTTGCATAATCCTCTCTGACTTCCAGCTGTGTCCTCCACACCAACTGTTTCAGACACTATCAGTGATTTTCCGATTGTGATGGTAAAAGTTTACTAACCTTGGTTTGTTGTGAAGCTTAGCAGTGAAACCACaaccaaaaagaaatgacattttctgaagGCAGTCatcttctcttcctgtttggTAACAGAGTTAGTTACAGCAGACCTGTTTCTTTTGCACATCTTTATAAacctaatctttttttttttctttttaaagggaTTATAAAAGTTCTGACACTGTCAACTCCATTCTATCCTGTATTTCACTTTGATTGGTCtccaacacaacacacatcCAACAATACAATCACTGAAAGTTAGATGGAACAAACTGTACTCACAGATTAGCCTCTGATGTCTGTCTCATTGTATTAGATGATGGTATAAGATCATTTCCTCTAAAGCAGCAGCTGCCTTTTTCCCTCTGCTGCAGTTCCAACAAATTAGATCACTTATGTTCATGTTATtgcaaaaatgtacaatattttcttttatgtttgctCATTTAACTCTACAACCACTAAATGTAGGGTTTGAGCAAAGCTGCAACAAAGATAAGAAAGAATAGTATAGTTTTTTGGCTCAGTGTCTTGTCAAGGaaaaactttgacatgtggtgGGTGCGGGGCACAAAGCTCCGAGCCTATGGTTGGTGGACAGCAACTCTACTAACTCTACCAATTGAGGCACTTTCACCCATGAAATAGCAGTCTCTCTGTTTCATTGACTTCCAGCTGTGTCCTTCACATTAACTCATCCTTCTCAgagaaaatgagacattttcagtctgtcatagaaaacatttactgaccttggtttgttgtgcagGTCAGCAGTGAAGTCACAACTAAAGATAAATGAGAGTCAGGTTTGAACTGTAATAACTGATCTACTGTGGGAAGCAGCAGTGATTTTCTCTCAACATTCAGACATCAACACATCCAGCAGACTGGACTCACCCAGCAGCCTCTCAACTGATGTTTCCTCCATTCTGCAGCTAGTTGTCAAAGTGCAGCTACCACCACATGTCAGAGTGTCTctgaacagcagctgcaggaaacatacaaatagaaaagaagaagccacagatCAAACCACAGATCATGTGGTACAAATAGGAAAGGATTACAGCCAAAGTCGAAGTTAATGAAGAACTTTCTGGTAAAACCAATAGATGGCTCCAAACAGCATGGTCAGGTTAGTGACATCCATAGATAAAGGGCagttaaaggttttgtttttaatttgaccaAACACTCATTCATCATGTTATGAGTTAATACTGGTTCAccaatattaaaacacaaacatacaactatgtctcataaaatattaaaatgtaattattaaatttagaaaataaatatacaaaagtaAATCTTCCCCAGAAATAAAGCATAAAAGAAAACTCAACTCACAATATGACCTTTctttacaaaacaattaaagaagtagtgaaatacacacacatagtatGTGCAGCTTTAAGTTTCTGTTAAACCTGTATTCAATTAACCCTGTTTCAGGACACAAGTCAGAATAAATCCTGAGAATTGTGACAGCACCTTTAAACTTAGTGGACCcaccacacacactcgcacaagccggaaacaaaaatacattttttaaaaagagactaAAATAAAACCCCGTTGCAGGCCTGGACGATGTTTGGGGATGTGGTGACCTAAAACATTGAGGTCTATTGAATtttgaaagcaaaaataaaagttggaGTAACATTACTTACATGGAAGCAGAGTCAATGTCAGGGTCCGAGCTCGGCCCCTAAACGCTGTAGAAGAATGGAGCAGTTAACAGTCTGTATGAACCTCACGGGTAATTAGCTGCTGTGAGCAGTGGGAATCAGTCCATCCGCCGAGGTCAAGTCTGTCCTTCTCCCTCATTGCCAGAGGAGCTGCCAGGCTTCTCCTGGTAATCTGTAGGATGTTGGATGTCCACAGTGTGTCTTCTGAAGCTAGCATGTCCTGCTAATCCAAAAATCTGCTGCTTTATCAACAGGTTCTCCatcaacaaaaataacagaagCTTCTTACTGTTCTGCAGTCCAACATGTGTAAGTACAACAGCAGGATTCCcagtcacacagaaacacagtacAAAGCCCATTTTTCCCAACTTTGTTTTATGctccctctgtcctcctcctcactctctCGCTCTTTTTCTCCCGCTCCCGTCCCTCAGCCAGTCACATTCTCAAACACTGACCTGACGTTTTAGTTTCCTAAATGCttacaacaaagaaaaggtTACAAAGGATATCTAGGTTACACATGATGTCATAAACTACTTTGACTAGGACTgtctc harbors:
- the LOC137138252 gene encoding high affinity immunoglobulin epsilon receptor subunit alpha-like isoform X1, which gives rise to MTAFRKCHFFLVVVSLLSFTTNQARLTLNPSSSQLFEGESVSLSCEEENSSAGWTLRRNTSRDTRAECGVDWGISTGSFCNLSVTVSWDSGVYWCESREGSTSNRITITVTDGAVILQSPVLPVMEGHDVSLHCQTKSPPSKLPADFYKDGSLIRSEPTGHMTIHHVTKSDEGLYKCHISSHGESPPSWIYITEIPTTTTQPISADTNLYTPTPPAPTSFHLVFRLVLHLVVFCPYLISTVLMVSLYRHRPTGNELPVSMVMTSPTMSEWGLDDDYDDVTTEHHF
- the LOC137138252 gene encoding Fc receptor-like protein 5 isoform X2, translating into MEETSVERLLVVTSLLTCTTNQARLTLNPSSSQLFEGESVSLSCEEENSSAGWTLRRNTSRDTRAECGVDWGISTGSFCNLSVTVSWDSGVYWCESREGSTSNRITITVTDGAVILQSPVLPVMEGHDVSLHCQTKSPPSKLPADFYKDGSLIRSEPTGHMTIHHVTKSDEGLYKCHISSHGESPPSWIYITEIPTTTTQPISADTNLYTPTPPAPTSFHLVFRLVLHLVVFCPYLISTVLMVSLYRHRPTGNELPVSMVMTSPTMSEWGLDDDYDDVTTEHHF